The following proteins come from a genomic window of Cervus canadensis isolate Bull #8, Minnesota chromosome 3, ASM1932006v1, whole genome shotgun sequence:
- the LOC122438201 gene encoding endogenous retrovirus group K member 25 Env polyprotein-like: MSFSQSLLHRVFHMWRPTWGSKSRRVEHGERFLQKEMEKTSGPRSGIYVLDNKDPSGAKKWVTHITKRMATMSLKEEKQWKRRRTAPAQPYPTGAQIKNLTRKAEDALKATGTPLTPDKLFLGMLAVLSCTSAVSANYTYWTYIPAPPLLQFADWSEPSPLVFTNDSQYFPPPWSRAGPTHPDEEGKAVNISIGYNVLPICFGASPPCMSIFPQWWGYSYNNGTGFRMGFFVAASFLLNQSERYYHGQISNSTDALFLPGEPPCETVSWRKKHQGPSLLWSECRGIFGKISRYLNFTFVDWGPHGMFVNCSEWEVETCDGTKNISFNHSLSGLWHQQNDILNWYNGGLSPPRPRMIHPQLGPEHWHIWKIPASLHQFATLVGHARTSGPQNYTITYSGTGFIQACVRPPFLFAIGEFIITKSTQLVHCTNCKLYTCLNHSLPFNHSREGIFLMKQRAELWIPISLDEPWSDARFLSFLLKRVVKRTKRFIDWVILGIVSLITVVSLGTVSGMALHNSIQNHEFITLWHHNSHELWTRQAKIDQQIQARLDEIQDALIYVGDQINQLKLQLKLKCHWKSTDFCITNLPYNASEYPWDSVKAHLLLQKTNMSLDVEKLKKQIYDSYSHSPPELYSSKFYDALISALSSLDPRSWFPSAHIVSYVLIILIICIGVMVLRPSR; encoded by the coding sequence ATGGAGAAGACATCTGGGCCCCGCAGTGGTATATACGTCCTTGACAACAAGGATCCCTCGGGAGCAAAGAAATGGGTGACCCACATCACCAAGAGAATGGCCACAATGTCactgaaggaagagaagcaaTGGAAGAGAAGGAGAACTGCCCCAGCTCAACCGTATCCCACTGGGGCACAGATCAAGAACCTGACCAGAAAAGCTGAAGATGCACTGAAAGCAACTGGAACCCCTTTGACTCCTGATAAACTTTTCTTGGGTATGCTAGCTGTATTGTCCTGTACATCGGCAGTGAGTGCTAATTATACATACTGGACTTACATTCCTGCTCCCCCTCTGTTGCAGTTTGCTGATTGGAGTGAACCTAGCCCTCTGGTCTTCACTAATGATAGCCAATACTTCCCTCCTCCATGGTCTAGAGCTGGACCTACTCACCCTGATGAAGAGGGGAAAGCAGTCAACATATCCATAGGGTATAACGTTTTACCTATTTGCTTCGGTGCAAGTCCTCCTTGCATGTCTATATTCCCTCAATGGTGGGGTTATTCCTATAATAATGGCACAGGTTTTAGGATGGGTTTTTTTGTTGCCGCTTCATTTCTGTTAAATCAATCTGAAAGGTACTATCATGGGCAAATTTCTAACAGTACAGATGCTTTATTTTTGCCTGGTGAACCTCCCTGTGAAACAGTATCCTGGCGAAAGAAACATCAGGGTCCTTCATTATTATGGTCTGAGTGCCGGggaatttttggaaaaatatctcgTTATTTGAATTTTACCTTTGTTGATTGGGGACCACATGGAATGTTTGTTAATTGCTCTGAATGGGAAGTGGAAACCTGCGATGGGACAAAAAATATTAGCTTTAATCATTCTTTGAGCGGATTATGGCATCAACAGAATGATATCCTCAACTGGTATAATGGTGGCCTATCTCCACCCAGGCCCCGTATGATCCATCCTCAACTTGGGCCCGAACATTGGCACATCTGGAAAATACCCGCCTCTTTACACCAATTTGCTACCCTTGTAGGACATGCTCGTACTTCAGGCCCCCAAAACTATACTATCACTTATAGTGGCACTGGGTTTATTCAAGCATGTGTACGCCCTCCTTTTCTGTTTGCTATAGGAGAATTCATTATTACAAAGTCTACACAACTAGTACATTGCACAAACTGTAAACTCTACACTTGCTTAAACCATAGTTTGCCATTCAATCATAGTAGGGAGGGAATTTTCCTTATGAAACAGAGAGCGGAATTATGGATACCTATTTCTCTTGATGAACCATGGTCTGACGCTAggtttctgtcatttttattaaaaagagttGTTAAAAGAACTAAACGCTTTATTGATTGGGTTATACTGGGCATTGTTAGCCTCATAACAGTCGTGTCTCTTGGCACTGTGTCAGGCATGGCCTTACATAATTCCATTCAAAATCATGAGTTCATCACTTTATGGCACCACAATTCCCATGAGCTGTGGACACGACAAGCAAAAATTGATCAGCAGATCCAGGCCCGGTTAGATGAAATACAGGATGCTTTGATATATGTAGGAGaccaaataaatcaattaaaattacAACTTAAACTGAAATGTCATTGGAAATCTACAGACTTTTGTATTACTAATTTACCCTACAATGCCTCTGAGTACCCTTGGGACTCGGTTAAAGCTCATTTGCTGTTACAGAAAACTAACATGAGTCTTGATGTTGAAAAATTGAAGAAACAAATATATGACAGTTATTCTCACTCACCCCCAGAATTATATAGTTCGAAGTTTTATGATGCATTAATCTCCGCCTTGTCATCACTAGACCCTCGATCTTGGTTTCCATCTGCTCATATTGTCTCATATGTTCTAATAATTCTCATTATATGCATTGGTGTTATGGTCCTCCGACCCTCTAGATAA
- the LOC122437795 gene encoding ubiquitin carboxyl-terminal hydrolase MINDY-3-like — protein sequence MERGPRCARFQASERSGQPGAWWAHSPQVKYVTLKAGYKVGSYLKSPKFPIWIVGSETHLTVFFAKDMALVAPEAPSEQARRVFQTYDPEDNGFIPDSLLEDVMKALDLVSDPEYINLMKNKLDPEGLGIILLGPFLQEFFPDQGSSGPESFTVYHYNGLKQSNYNEKVMYVEGTAVVMGFEDPLLQTDDTPIKRCLQTKWPYIELLWTTDRSPSLN from the exons atggagcgcggcccgcgctgcgcgaggttccaggcCTCGG agcggtccggGCAGCcgggggcttggtgggcgcactctccccaggttaAGTATGTAACCTTGAAGGCAGGCTATAAGGTTGGCTCTTACTTGAAATCTCCAAAATTCCCTATTTGGATTGTTGGCAGTGAAACTCACCTCACCGTATTTTTTGCCAAGGATATGGCTTTAGTTGCCCCTGAGGCTCCTTCAGAACAAGCCAGAAGAGTTTTTCAAACTTATGATCCAGAAGATAATGGATTCATACCTGACTCACTTCTAGAAGATGTGATGAAAGCATTGGACCTCGTTTCAGATCCTGAATATATAAATCTCATGAAGAATAAATTAGATCCAGAAGGATTAGGAATCATATTATTGGGTccatttcttcaagaattttttcCTGATCAGGGTTCCAGTGGTCCAGAGTCTTTTACTGTCTACCACTACAATGGATTGAAACAGTCAAATTACAATGAAAAGGTAATGTATGTGGAAGGAACTGCAGTTGTTATGGGGTTTGAAGACCCCCTGCTACAGACAGATGACACGCCCATTAAACGCTGTCTCCAAACCAAATGGCCATACATTGAATTACTCTGGACCACAGATCGCTCTCCTTCACTAAACTGA